The sequence below is a genomic window from Lolium perenne isolate Kyuss_39 chromosome 4, Kyuss_2.0, whole genome shotgun sequence.
ACTGGCGGCACGGCGGGCTCCCTCGGGTGACGGCGGCAGAAGGCCGAGGGGAAGGACCGGCTTGCCGATGACCGTCGGCACCAGCGGGAACGTCTCTGGCTCCCACTCGACGCAGCTCCGGATGGCCGCTACAGTGCACCTCTCTTGTGTCAAGATGCAGCGCTGGATGGTGGACATAGCCGAGGCGCTATGGTTGGTGATGACCTGCGCCGTCCCCTCCCGCTCGTACCGCGGCTGTTCAAGTCCAGGCGCAGCGGGCTCCGACGGCGGGCGACCGGGCAGGGAGGCCAGCAGGGCGGCGGTCGGGAGAAGCACCGCAAATGGCACCTGCGGTGATCAAGAAGGCCAGGCAGAACCCAGTGAGATATGCATGCATGGAAAGCTATCTTTGTCATCACAGTATTCCCTACGCCCATAAAAGTTTGTCACAGATTTATctaaaatttggatgtatttaTAAAGTAGATAGTatctagatatatctaaatttaaataAAATTACAACATCTTTTTATGTACATGTAGTTGGCAATAGCTAGTGGAACATGAGCCTAGGCGTACCTGTTTATTCAGAACTCACAAAAAAATGTTATTTACaagttttaaaaaaatgaaataaatttTTACATGTATATATTATCTTGATACTTACTCGTGCCAATTCTCAAGAAAAAAAAGTTCTATGTGATCTACATAAACAAGACAAAATGTGCAAATGAAATTACAATGATTGGATTAATTTGTAGTACTGTTCAAAGAAATACAAATTTCAATTTTCTATTTTCCGTGTAGGCCACGCATAGTCATAGTTTCACTTGAGAATTTGCACGAGTAAGTATCAATATAATATGTACATCCAAAAAATTATGTTAAATTTTTCCGAAACTTTTAAATGATACTTTCTTTGAATTTTTTAAAAGCAGGTGCGCTGGTGGCTGGGAAGAAATAAACTGAATTTCGAGGGAAAGTTGTTATCTGCAAAGGAGATTGTGGCACAGGCCAAATACTGGGCGCTGAAACCAGTGATACGCTGCAAAAGCACTCGGACCAATTGTTGCACATAGAAGCAAACAACCTTCCCAACTGAAAGTGACACTAACTCCCATGGGGTACACGAGGCATTTCACAATACATTAGCTATTAGCATGTTATCATAGGGAACGAACCTTGTGCTCGAGGGCGGCTGCGGCGGCCCAGTGGTGGAAGGAGTCGCCGATGATCCAGTGAGGCCTCGTGGCCTCGTCGGCGCAAGCGGCGGCCATGAACTCCGCGAAGGGCGCGGCCAGGCCGTCGAAGGCCTTCCAGTGGAGCTCCCGGTCCTCGTCCGGTACGTCATGGGTGGACTCGGCGCCGTCTGGGAGGCCGTCGACGCGCGGAAACGGGAGCTCGACGAAGTCCACGCGAGGCGCCGCGGCCGGGCGCACCGGCGGGAGGCGGGCCAGGTTGCGCGGTGTGGAGACATAGGACACGCGGTGGCCGCGCAACGCCAGCCGCTCGGTGAGCTCCAGGTACGGGAGCAGGTGGCCGAAGGCGAGAAACGGGACGACGACGATGCGCAGCGGCTGAGGCGGTGAGGACGAGGCGTCGGCGTTCATGACGAGACGAGGAGCTAGCTCGTTTCGCTTGCTGCTGGTGGCGCTAAATCGCTCGCTGGTCACTGTGCTCAGACGGCGGATTGTGGCAAAGGCAGAGGCTATAAATAGGAGGCCCAACCCAACCCACGGGACAACGGGAGGGCGTATGTGAAAGAATGGGCTCATGTGATGGAGGACGGGCGTTGTCTTTTTATGCACGGAAATCAtagtattttttaaaaaaataaaattctAAAAAAATGCTTGCACTTAGAAATGACGTGTCTATTTGTGTATGATAAGTTTGAAACTTAAATATGACGTGTCTATTTGTGGTAGGCAACGACCTCCACCTCTCTTCTGTTTATATATACGACATGTAAAGGTTACAAGTTTTACATATGTACAAATGGTACGGTTTACCAAGAATTATCTTAACACATCCTTTCAATCTAAACTACTACATACGGCATTTAGATTGGGCTTTAGATCGGTCTAACATCTACCGTGTGGCTGGTTTAATAAATACATCGGCTAGTTGATCATTAGAAGAGATAAACCTCACCTCCAATGCACCTTCAGCAACACACTCTCGCACAAAATGAAAATCGATATCGATGTGCTTGGTACGAGCATGGAGGACTAGATCCGTCGTGAGGTAACTAGCCCCTAGGTCATCACACCAAACAATGGGTGTATGGTGCTGACTCGCACCAAGTTTCTTGAGTAGAATCTACCCATATCGCTTCATCAACACCATAAGCTAATGTCTTATACTTGATCTCGAGACAGTAG
It includes:
- the LOC127292217 gene encoding UDP-glycosyltransferase 91D2; this translates as MNADASSSPPQPLRIVVVPFLAFGHLLPYLELTERLALRGHRVSYVSTPRNLARLPPVRPAAAPRVDFVELPFPRVDGLPDGAESTHDVPDEDRELHWKAFDGLAAPFAEFMAAACADEATRPHWIIGDSFHHWAAAAALEHKVPFAVLLPTAALLASLPGRPPSEPAAPGLEQPRYEREGTAQVITNHSASAMSTIQRCILTQERCTVAAIRSCVEWEPETFPLVPTVIGKPVLPLGLLPPSPEGARRAASENREHATVRWLDAQPPKSVLYVALGSEVPLSGKQVHEIATGLELAGTNFLWALRKPRGASDLDADMLPPGFQDRTHGQGLVTTGWVPQMSILAHGALGGFLTHCGRNSLIESLLFGHPLVMLPIFGDQGPNARQMERKKVGLQVARNENDGAFDRHDVSSAVQAVMLEGETRTAFVAGAAKMQEVVANTDLHDGYIDKFVEQLRSYTAASAN